The proteins below come from a single Bubalus kerabau isolate K-KA32 ecotype Philippines breed swamp buffalo chromosome 19, PCC_UOA_SB_1v2, whole genome shotgun sequence genomic window:
- the MAN2C1 gene encoding alpha-mannosidase 2C1 isoform X3, which yields MAAAPALKHWRTTLERVEKFVSPLYFTDCNLRGRLFGDSCPVAELSSFLTPERLPYQEAVQHDFRPAQVGDSFGPTWWTCWFRVELTIPEAWVGQEVHLRWESDGEGLVWRDGEPVQGLTKEGEKTSYVLTDKLGEKDPRSLTLYVEVACNGLLGAGKGSMIAAPDPEKMFQVSRAELAVFHRDVHKLLVDLELLLGIAKGLGEDNQRSFQALYTANQMVNICDPAQPETFPVAHALASKFFGQRGGESQHTIHAMGHCHIDTAWLWPFKETVRKCARSWVTVVQLMERNPEFIFACSQAQQLEWVRSHYPGLHARLQEFACRGQFVPVGGTWVEMDGNLPSGESMVRQFLQGQNFFRQEFGKMCSEFWLPDTFGYSAQLPQIMRSCGIKRFLTQKLSWNLVNSFPHHTFFWEGLDGSQVLAHFPPGDSYGMQGSVEEVLKTVTKNRDKGRTNHSAFLFGFGDGGGGPTQTMVDRLKRLCNTDGLPRVQLSSPERLFSALEGDSGQLCTWVGELFLELHNGTYTTHAQIKKGNRECERILHDVELLSSLALARSAQFLYPAALLQDLWRLLLLNQFHDVVTGSCIQLVAEEAMCHYEDIRSHGNTLLSAAAAALCAGEPGPEGLLIVNTLPWKRTEVLALPRPGGAHCLGMSWGEGLLPSPGHRPRHGLCPCPHPHLAAAPAAPAACVRSARAPADLASRPSPTKTDGSVTLDNGIIRVRLDPTGRLTSLVLVASGREAIAEGAVGNQFVLFDDVPLYWDAWDVMDYHLETRKPVLGQAGTLAVGTEGGVRGSAWFLLQISPNSRLSQEVVLDVGCPYVRFHTEVHWHEAHKFLKVEFPARVRSPQATYEVQFGHLQRPTHYNTSWDWARFEVWAHRWMDLSEHGFGLALLNDCKYGASVQGNVLSLSLLRAPKSPDATVDMGRHEFTYALMPHKGSFQDAGVIPAAYSLNFPLLVLPAPGPAPAAAWSAFSVSSPAVVLETVKQAETSPKGRTLLLRLYEAHGSHSDCWLHTSLPVQEAVLCDLLERHDPTGPLLLRDNRLKLTFAPFQVQSLLLVLQPPLN from the exons ATGGCGGCGGCGCCGGCCCTGAAGCACTGGCGCACTACGCTGGAGCGGGTGGAGAAATTCGTGTCGCCGCTCTACTTTACCGATTGTAATCTCCGCGGCAG GCTCTTCGGAGACAGCTGCCCAGTGGCCGAGCTCTCCAGCTTCTTGACGCCCGAAAGACTTCCCTACCAGGAGGCAGTCCAGCACGACTTCCGCCCCGCGCAGGTCGGCGACAGCTTCGGACCCAC ATGGTGGACCTGTTGGTTCCGTGTAGAGCTGACCATCCCAGAGGCATGGGTGGGTCAGGAAGTTCACCTTCGCTGGGAAAGTGATGGAGAAGGCCTGGTGTGGCGTGATGGGGAACCTGTCCAG GGTTTGaccaaagagggagagaaaaccaGCTACGTTCTGACTGACAAGCTAGGGGAGAAAGACCCCCGGAG CCTGACCCTCTATGTGGAAGTAGCCTGCAACGGGCTCCTGGGGGCTGGAAAGGGATCCATGATCGCAGCCCCTGATCCAGAGAAGATGTTCCAGGTGAGCCGGGCTGAGCTGGCCGTGTTCCACCGGGATGTCCACAAGCTCCTGGTGGACCTGGAGCTCCTTCTGGGCATCGCCAAG GGCCTCGGGGAGGACAACCAGCGCAGCTTCCAGGCCCTATACACTGCCAACCAGATGGTGAACATATGTGACCCTGCCCAGCCTGAGACCTTTCCAGTGGCCCACGCCCTGGCCTCCAAGTTCTTTGGCCAACGTGGGGGTGAAAGCCAGCATACCATCCACGCCATGGGGCACTGCCACATTGACACAG CCTGGCTCTGGCCCTTCAAGGAGACTGTGCGGAAATGTGCCCGAAGCTGGGTGACGGTCGTTCAGCTCATGGAGCGGAACCCCGAGTTCATCTTTGCCTGCTCCCAG GCGCAGCAGCTCGAGTGGGTGAGGAGCCACTACCCTGGCCTGCATGCCCGGCTCCAGGAGTTTGCCTGCCGCGGGCAGTTTGTGCCCGTGGGGGGCACCTGGGTGGAAATG GATGGGAACCTTCCCAGTGGAGAGTCCATGGTGAGGCAGTTCCTGCAGGGTCAGAACTTCTTCCGTCAGGAGTTCGGGAAGATGTGCTCAGAG TTCTGGCTGCCAGACACATTCGGCTACTCCGCACAGCTGCCCCAGATCATGCGTAGCTGTGGCATCAAGCGCTTCCTCACCCAAAAGCTGAGCTGGAACTTGGTGAACTCCTTCCCG CACCATACCTTTTTCTGGGAGGGGCTGGATGGCTCCCAGGTGCTGGCCCACTTCCCACCCGGTGACTCCTATGGGATGCAGGGCAGCGTGGAGGAG GTGCTGAAGACAGTGACCAAAAACCGGGACAAGGGACGGACCAACCACAGCGCCTTCCTCTTTGGCTTTGGGGATGGAGGTGGTGGCCCCACCCAGACCATGGTGGACCGCTTGAAGCGGCTGTGCAATACCGACGGGCTGCCCAG GGTGCAGCTGTCCTCTCCGGAGCGACTCTTCTCAGCGCTGGAGGGCGACTCGGGGCAGCTGTGCACCTGGGTTGGGGAGCTCTTCCTGGAGCTACACAATGGCACCTACACCACCCATGCCCAG ATCAAGAAGGGGAACCGGGAGTGTGAGCGGATCCTGCATGACGTGGAGCTGCTCAGCAGCCTGGCCCTGGCCCGCAGCGCCCAGTTCCTCTACCCGGCTGCCCTGCTGCAGGATCTCTGGAG GCTCCTGCTCCTAAACCAGTTCCATGATGTGGTGACTGGGAGCTGCATCCAGCTGGTGGCAGAGGAAGCCATGTGCCACTACGAAG ACATCCGTTCCCATGGCAACACACTGCTCAGTGCTGCAGCTGCAGCCCTGTGTGCTGGGGAGCCAGGTCCTGAGGGCCTTCTCATTGTCAACACGCTGCCCTGGAAGCGCACCGAAGTGCTGGCCCTGCCCCGGCCTGGCGGGGCCCACTGCTTAGGTATGAGCTGGGGGGAAGG gctcctccccagccctggtCACCGTCCCCGGCATGGGCtatgcccctgcccccacccccacctcgctGCAGCCCCTGCCGCCCCAGCAGCCTGTGTTCGTAGTGCAAGAG CCCCTGCAGACCTAGCCTCAAGGCCCTCTCCCACCAAGACTGACGGTTCTGTGACTCTGGACAACGGCATCATCCGAGTGAGGCTGGACCCAACTGGCCGCCTGACATCCCTGGTGCTGGTGGCCTCCGGCAG GGAGGCCATTGCTGAGGGCGCCGTGGGGAACCAGTTTGTGCTGTTTGACGATGTCCCCCTGTACTGGGACGCATGGGACGTCATGGACTACCACCTAGAAACACG GAAGCCAGTGCTGGGCCAGGCAGGGACCCTGGCAGTGGGCACTGAGGGTGGCGTGCGGGGCAGCGCCTGGTTCCTGCTGCAGATCAGTCCTAATAGTCGGCTCAGCCAGGAGGTTGTGCTGGACGTTGGCTGCCCCTATGTCCGCTTCCACACTGAG gTACACTGGCACGAGGCCCACAAGTTCCTGAAGGTGGAGTTCCCTGCCCGTGTGCGCAGTCCCCAGGCCACCTATGAGGTCCAGTTTGGACATCTGCAGCGGCCCACCCACTACAACACCTCTTGGGACTGGGCTCGATTTGAG GTGTGGGCCCACCGCTGGATGGATCTGTCAGAGCATGGCTTTGGGCTGGCTCTGCTCAATGACTGCAAGTATGGCGCGTCAGTACAGGGCAACGTCCTCAGCCTCTCGCT CTTGCGGGCGCCTAAGTCCCCTGACGCCACCGTGGACATGGGGCGCCACGAGTTCACGTACGCGCTGATGCCGCACAAGG GCTCGTTCCAGGACGCTGGCGTTATCCCCGCTGCTTACAGCCTCAACTTCCCCCTCCTGGTGCTGCCCGCCCCGGGCCCGGCGCCCGCTGCCGCCTGGAGTGCCTTCTCAGTGTCCTCGCCCGCGGTGGTGCTGGAGACGGTCAAGCAG GCGGAGACCAGCCCCAAGGGCCGCACGCTCCTGCTGCGGCTCTACGAGGCCCACGGCAGTCACAGCGACTGCTGGCTGCACACGTCGCTGCCGGTTCAGGAGGCTGTCCT CTGTGACCTCCTGGAGCGCCACGACCCTACTGGCCCCCTGCTCCTCCGGGACAACCGCCTGAAGCTCACCTTTGCTCCTTTCCAAGTGCAATCCCTGTTGCTCGTTCTGCAGCCCCCACTGAACTGA
- the MAN2C1 gene encoding alpha-mannosidase 2C1 isoform X2, with translation MIAAPDPEKMFQVSRAELAVFHRDVHKLLVDLELLLGIAKGLGEDNQRSFQALYTANQMVNICDPAQPETFPVAHALASKFFGQRGGESQHTIHAMGHCHIDTAWLWPFKETVRKCARSWVTVVQLMERNPEFIFACSQAQQLEWVRSHYPGLHARLQEFACRGQFVPVGGTWVEMDGNLPSGESMVRQFLQGQNFFRQEFGKMCSEFWLPDTFGYSAQLPQIMRSCGIKRFLTQKLSWNLVNSFPHHTFFWEGLDGSQVLAHFPPGDSYGMQGSVEEVLKTVTKNRDKGRTNHSAFLFGFGDGGGGPTQTMVDRLKRLCNTDGLPRVQLSSPERLFSALEGDSGQLCTWVGELFLELHNGTYTTHAQIKKGNRECERILHDVELLSSLALARSAQFLYPAALLQDLWRLLLLNQFHDVVTGSCIQLVAEEAMCHYEDIRSHGNTLLSAAAAALCAGEPGPEGLLIVNTLPWKRTEVLALPRPGGAHCLALVTVPGMGYAPAPTPTSLQPLPPQQPVFVVQETDGSVTLDNGIIRVRLDPTGRLTSLVLVASGREAIAEGAVGNQFVLFDDVPLYWDAWDVMDYHLETRKPVLGQAGTLAVGTEGGVRGSAWFLLQISPNSRLSQEVVLDVGCPYVRFHTEVHWHEAHKFLKVEFPARVRSPQATYEVQFGHLQRPTHYNTSWDWARFEVWAHRWMDLSEHGFGLALLNDCKYGASVQGNVLSLSLLRAPKSPDATVDMGRHEFTYALMPHKGSFQDAGVIPAAYSLNFPLLVLPAPGPAPAAAWSAFSVSSPAVVLETVKQAETSPKGRTLLLRLYEAHGSHSDCWLHTSLPVQEAVLCDLLERHDPTGPLLLRDNRLKLTFAPFQVQSLLLVLQPPLN, from the exons ATGATCGCAGCCCCTGATCCAGAGAAGATGTTCCAGGTGAGCCGGGCTGAGCTGGCCGTGTTCCACCGGGATGTCCACAAGCTCCTGGTGGACCTGGAGCTCCTTCTGGGCATCGCCAAG GGCCTCGGGGAGGACAACCAGCGCAGCTTCCAGGCCCTATACACTGCCAACCAGATGGTGAACATATGTGACCCTGCCCAGCCTGAGACCTTTCCAGTGGCCCACGCCCTGGCCTCCAAGTTCTTTGGCCAACGTGGGGGTGAAAGCCAGCATACCATCCACGCCATGGGGCACTGCCACATTGACACAG CCTGGCTCTGGCCCTTCAAGGAGACTGTGCGGAAATGTGCCCGAAGCTGGGTGACGGTCGTTCAGCTCATGGAGCGGAACCCCGAGTTCATCTTTGCCTGCTCCCAG GCGCAGCAGCTCGAGTGGGTGAGGAGCCACTACCCTGGCCTGCATGCCCGGCTCCAGGAGTTTGCCTGCCGCGGGCAGTTTGTGCCCGTGGGGGGCACCTGGGTGGAAATG GATGGGAACCTTCCCAGTGGAGAGTCCATGGTGAGGCAGTTCCTGCAGGGTCAGAACTTCTTCCGTCAGGAGTTCGGGAAGATGTGCTCAGAG TTCTGGCTGCCAGACACATTCGGCTACTCCGCACAGCTGCCCCAGATCATGCGTAGCTGTGGCATCAAGCGCTTCCTCACCCAAAAGCTGAGCTGGAACTTGGTGAACTCCTTCCCG CACCATACCTTTTTCTGGGAGGGGCTGGATGGCTCCCAGGTGCTGGCCCACTTCCCACCCGGTGACTCCTATGGGATGCAGGGCAGCGTGGAGGAG GTGCTGAAGACAGTGACCAAAAACCGGGACAAGGGACGGACCAACCACAGCGCCTTCCTCTTTGGCTTTGGGGATGGAGGTGGTGGCCCCACCCAGACCATGGTGGACCGCTTGAAGCGGCTGTGCAATACCGACGGGCTGCCCAG GGTGCAGCTGTCCTCTCCGGAGCGACTCTTCTCAGCGCTGGAGGGCGACTCGGGGCAGCTGTGCACCTGGGTTGGGGAGCTCTTCCTGGAGCTACACAATGGCACCTACACCACCCATGCCCAG ATCAAGAAGGGGAACCGGGAGTGTGAGCGGATCCTGCATGACGTGGAGCTGCTCAGCAGCCTGGCCCTGGCCCGCAGCGCCCAGTTCCTCTACCCGGCTGCCCTGCTGCAGGATCTCTGGAG GCTCCTGCTCCTAAACCAGTTCCATGATGTGGTGACTGGGAGCTGCATCCAGCTGGTGGCAGAGGAAGCCATGTGCCACTACGAAG ACATCCGTTCCCATGGCAACACACTGCTCAGTGCTGCAGCTGCAGCCCTGTGTGCTGGGGAGCCAGGTCCTGAGGGCCTTCTCATTGTCAACACGCTGCCCTGGAAGCGCACCGAAGTGCTGGCCCTGCCCCGGCCTGGCGGGGCCCACTGCTTAG ccctggtCACCGTCCCCGGCATGGGCtatgcccctgcccccacccccacctcgctGCAGCCCCTGCCGCCCCAGCAGCCTGTGTTCGTAGTGCAAGAG ACTGACGGTTCTGTGACTCTGGACAACGGCATCATCCGAGTGAGGCTGGACCCAACTGGCCGCCTGACATCCCTGGTGCTGGTGGCCTCCGGCAG GGAGGCCATTGCTGAGGGCGCCGTGGGGAACCAGTTTGTGCTGTTTGACGATGTCCCCCTGTACTGGGACGCATGGGACGTCATGGACTACCACCTAGAAACACG GAAGCCAGTGCTGGGCCAGGCAGGGACCCTGGCAGTGGGCACTGAGGGTGGCGTGCGGGGCAGCGCCTGGTTCCTGCTGCAGATCAGTCCTAATAGTCGGCTCAGCCAGGAGGTTGTGCTGGACGTTGGCTGCCCCTATGTCCGCTTCCACACTGAG gTACACTGGCACGAGGCCCACAAGTTCCTGAAGGTGGAGTTCCCTGCCCGTGTGCGCAGTCCCCAGGCCACCTATGAGGTCCAGTTTGGACATCTGCAGCGGCCCACCCACTACAACACCTCTTGGGACTGGGCTCGATTTGAG GTGTGGGCCCACCGCTGGATGGATCTGTCAGAGCATGGCTTTGGGCTGGCTCTGCTCAATGACTGCAAGTATGGCGCGTCAGTACAGGGCAACGTCCTCAGCCTCTCGCT CTTGCGGGCGCCTAAGTCCCCTGACGCCACCGTGGACATGGGGCGCCACGAGTTCACGTACGCGCTGATGCCGCACAAGG GCTCGTTCCAGGACGCTGGCGTTATCCCCGCTGCTTACAGCCTCAACTTCCCCCTCCTGGTGCTGCCCGCCCCGGGCCCGGCGCCCGCTGCCGCCTGGAGTGCCTTCTCAGTGTCCTCGCCCGCGGTGGTGCTGGAGACGGTCAAGCAG GCGGAGACCAGCCCCAAGGGCCGCACGCTCCTGCTGCGGCTCTACGAGGCCCACGGCAGTCACAGCGACTGCTGGCTGCACACGTCGCTGCCGGTTCAGGAGGCTGTCCT CTGTGACCTCCTGGAGCGCCACGACCCTACTGGCCCCCTGCTCCTCCGGGACAACCGCCTGAAGCTCACCTTTGCTCCTTTCCAAGTGCAATCCCTGTTGCTCGTTCTGCAGCCCCCACTGAACTGA
- the MAN2C1 gene encoding alpha-mannosidase 2C1 isoform X1, with translation MAAAPALKHWRTTLERVEKFVSPLYFTDCNLRGRLFGDSCPVAELSSFLTPERLPYQEAVQHDFRPAQVGDSFGPTWWTCWFRVELTIPEAWVGQEVHLRWESDGEGLVWRDGEPVQGLTKEGEKTSYVLTDKLGEKDPRSLTLYVEVACNGLLGAGKGSMIAAPDPEKMFQVSRAELAVFHRDVHKLLVDLELLLGIAKGLGEDNQRSFQALYTANQMVNICDPAQPETFPVAHALASKFFGQRGGESQHTIHAMGHCHIDTAWLWPFKETVRKCARSWVTVVQLMERNPEFIFACSQAQQLEWVRSHYPGLHARLQEFACRGQFVPVGGTWVEMDGNLPSGESMVRQFLQGQNFFRQEFGKMCSEFWLPDTFGYSAQLPQIMRSCGIKRFLTQKLSWNLVNSFPHHTFFWEGLDGSQVLAHFPPGDSYGMQGSVEEVLKTVTKNRDKGRTNHSAFLFGFGDGGGGPTQTMVDRLKRLCNTDGLPRVQLSSPERLFSALEGDSGQLCTWVGELFLELHNGTYTTHAQIKKGNRECERILHDVELLSSLALARSAQFLYPAALLQDLWRLLLLNQFHDVVTGSCIQLVAEEAMCHYEDIRSHGNTLLSAAAAALCAGEPGPEGLLIVNTLPWKRTEVLALPRPGGAHCLALVTVPGMGYAPAPTPTSLQPLPPQQPVFVVQETDGSVTLDNGIIRVRLDPTGRLTSLVLVASGREAIAEGAVGNQFVLFDDVPLYWDAWDVMDYHLETRKPVLGQAGTLAVGTEGGVRGSAWFLLQISPNSRLSQEVVLDVGCPYVRFHTEVHWHEAHKFLKVEFPARVRSPQATYEVQFGHLQRPTHYNTSWDWARFEVWAHRWMDLSEHGFGLALLNDCKYGASVQGNVLSLSLLRAPKSPDATVDMGRHEFTYALMPHKGSFQDAGVIPAAYSLNFPLLVLPAPGPAPAAAWSAFSVSSPAVVLETVKQAETSPKGRTLLLRLYEAHGSHSDCWLHTSLPVQEAVLCDLLERHDPTGPLLLRDNRLKLTFAPFQVQSLLLVLQPPLN, from the exons ATGGCGGCGGCGCCGGCCCTGAAGCACTGGCGCACTACGCTGGAGCGGGTGGAGAAATTCGTGTCGCCGCTCTACTTTACCGATTGTAATCTCCGCGGCAG GCTCTTCGGAGACAGCTGCCCAGTGGCCGAGCTCTCCAGCTTCTTGACGCCCGAAAGACTTCCCTACCAGGAGGCAGTCCAGCACGACTTCCGCCCCGCGCAGGTCGGCGACAGCTTCGGACCCAC ATGGTGGACCTGTTGGTTCCGTGTAGAGCTGACCATCCCAGAGGCATGGGTGGGTCAGGAAGTTCACCTTCGCTGGGAAAGTGATGGAGAAGGCCTGGTGTGGCGTGATGGGGAACCTGTCCAG GGTTTGaccaaagagggagagaaaaccaGCTACGTTCTGACTGACAAGCTAGGGGAGAAAGACCCCCGGAG CCTGACCCTCTATGTGGAAGTAGCCTGCAACGGGCTCCTGGGGGCTGGAAAGGGATCCATGATCGCAGCCCCTGATCCAGAGAAGATGTTCCAGGTGAGCCGGGCTGAGCTGGCCGTGTTCCACCGGGATGTCCACAAGCTCCTGGTGGACCTGGAGCTCCTTCTGGGCATCGCCAAG GGCCTCGGGGAGGACAACCAGCGCAGCTTCCAGGCCCTATACACTGCCAACCAGATGGTGAACATATGTGACCCTGCCCAGCCTGAGACCTTTCCAGTGGCCCACGCCCTGGCCTCCAAGTTCTTTGGCCAACGTGGGGGTGAAAGCCAGCATACCATCCACGCCATGGGGCACTGCCACATTGACACAG CCTGGCTCTGGCCCTTCAAGGAGACTGTGCGGAAATGTGCCCGAAGCTGGGTGACGGTCGTTCAGCTCATGGAGCGGAACCCCGAGTTCATCTTTGCCTGCTCCCAG GCGCAGCAGCTCGAGTGGGTGAGGAGCCACTACCCTGGCCTGCATGCCCGGCTCCAGGAGTTTGCCTGCCGCGGGCAGTTTGTGCCCGTGGGGGGCACCTGGGTGGAAATG GATGGGAACCTTCCCAGTGGAGAGTCCATGGTGAGGCAGTTCCTGCAGGGTCAGAACTTCTTCCGTCAGGAGTTCGGGAAGATGTGCTCAGAG TTCTGGCTGCCAGACACATTCGGCTACTCCGCACAGCTGCCCCAGATCATGCGTAGCTGTGGCATCAAGCGCTTCCTCACCCAAAAGCTGAGCTGGAACTTGGTGAACTCCTTCCCG CACCATACCTTTTTCTGGGAGGGGCTGGATGGCTCCCAGGTGCTGGCCCACTTCCCACCCGGTGACTCCTATGGGATGCAGGGCAGCGTGGAGGAG GTGCTGAAGACAGTGACCAAAAACCGGGACAAGGGACGGACCAACCACAGCGCCTTCCTCTTTGGCTTTGGGGATGGAGGTGGTGGCCCCACCCAGACCATGGTGGACCGCTTGAAGCGGCTGTGCAATACCGACGGGCTGCCCAG GGTGCAGCTGTCCTCTCCGGAGCGACTCTTCTCAGCGCTGGAGGGCGACTCGGGGCAGCTGTGCACCTGGGTTGGGGAGCTCTTCCTGGAGCTACACAATGGCACCTACACCACCCATGCCCAG ATCAAGAAGGGGAACCGGGAGTGTGAGCGGATCCTGCATGACGTGGAGCTGCTCAGCAGCCTGGCCCTGGCCCGCAGCGCCCAGTTCCTCTACCCGGCTGCCCTGCTGCAGGATCTCTGGAG GCTCCTGCTCCTAAACCAGTTCCATGATGTGGTGACTGGGAGCTGCATCCAGCTGGTGGCAGAGGAAGCCATGTGCCACTACGAAG ACATCCGTTCCCATGGCAACACACTGCTCAGTGCTGCAGCTGCAGCCCTGTGTGCTGGGGAGCCAGGTCCTGAGGGCCTTCTCATTGTCAACACGCTGCCCTGGAAGCGCACCGAAGTGCTGGCCCTGCCCCGGCCTGGCGGGGCCCACTGCTTAG ccctggtCACCGTCCCCGGCATGGGCtatgcccctgcccccacccccacctcgctGCAGCCCCTGCCGCCCCAGCAGCCTGTGTTCGTAGTGCAAGAG ACTGACGGTTCTGTGACTCTGGACAACGGCATCATCCGAGTGAGGCTGGACCCAACTGGCCGCCTGACATCCCTGGTGCTGGTGGCCTCCGGCAG GGAGGCCATTGCTGAGGGCGCCGTGGGGAACCAGTTTGTGCTGTTTGACGATGTCCCCCTGTACTGGGACGCATGGGACGTCATGGACTACCACCTAGAAACACG GAAGCCAGTGCTGGGCCAGGCAGGGACCCTGGCAGTGGGCACTGAGGGTGGCGTGCGGGGCAGCGCCTGGTTCCTGCTGCAGATCAGTCCTAATAGTCGGCTCAGCCAGGAGGTTGTGCTGGACGTTGGCTGCCCCTATGTCCGCTTCCACACTGAG gTACACTGGCACGAGGCCCACAAGTTCCTGAAGGTGGAGTTCCCTGCCCGTGTGCGCAGTCCCCAGGCCACCTATGAGGTCCAGTTTGGACATCTGCAGCGGCCCACCCACTACAACACCTCTTGGGACTGGGCTCGATTTGAG GTGTGGGCCCACCGCTGGATGGATCTGTCAGAGCATGGCTTTGGGCTGGCTCTGCTCAATGACTGCAAGTATGGCGCGTCAGTACAGGGCAACGTCCTCAGCCTCTCGCT CTTGCGGGCGCCTAAGTCCCCTGACGCCACCGTGGACATGGGGCGCCACGAGTTCACGTACGCGCTGATGCCGCACAAGG GCTCGTTCCAGGACGCTGGCGTTATCCCCGCTGCTTACAGCCTCAACTTCCCCCTCCTGGTGCTGCCCGCCCCGGGCCCGGCGCCCGCTGCCGCCTGGAGTGCCTTCTCAGTGTCCTCGCCCGCGGTGGTGCTGGAGACGGTCAAGCAG GCGGAGACCAGCCCCAAGGGCCGCACGCTCCTGCTGCGGCTCTACGAGGCCCACGGCAGTCACAGCGACTGCTGGCTGCACACGTCGCTGCCGGTTCAGGAGGCTGTCCT CTGTGACCTCCTGGAGCGCCACGACCCTACTGGCCCCCTGCTCCTCCGGGACAACCGCCTGAAGCTCACCTTTGCTCCTTTCCAAGTGCAATCCCTGTTGCTCGTTCTGCAGCCCCCACTGAACTGA